In one Butyrivibrio proteoclasticus B316 genomic region, the following are encoded:
- a CDS encoding glycosyltransferase, with protein MNILELARFEELNGENFIDRPCDISILVNVYNFGNFLKETFEGILEQDTDFSMEVLVHDDASTDESQDIVKEYCEKYPNLFHGFIGHKNVYGTLSDSKCAEFENEWIRQYANGKYFAYCEGDDFWTDKDKIQVQLSYMIKHPECKLTMHDAIIWDYRNESRYRMKEGEPDHDLLVDELIMQKTGIWPTASMIFSKDVALSPKWMTECWVGDWPRQLYAIANGTVHFFGKAMSVYRYMHSISWSKRTSENIDMELKHCLQMMHFLVLYDNYTNGQNHDDIVERCGGFYLNLIGKVANYSDLISMIKKMSKDIRESFTWEIEQLESICMLLKCEECLPQELEKFVSEQKEFYIYGNGNNAHLLSEKLIKKGINFNGYVVSDNEIISLDVSNVFHLSDIKDKNIPFAVGVGPQHYKAIKKVLEDCKAKYIFPFVISDFPKVRI; from the coding sequence ATGAATATTTTGGAGTTGGCTCGATTTGAAGAGCTAAATGGTGAAAACTTCATAGATAGACCTTGCGATATAAGTATACTTGTCAATGTATATAACTTTGGCAATTTTTTGAAAGAAACATTTGAGGGGATTCTAGAGCAAGATACAGATTTTTCCATGGAGGTACTTGTTCATGATGATGCCTCAACCGATGAATCACAGGATATTGTAAAAGAATACTGTGAGAAATATCCAAATCTTTTTCATGGATTTATTGGACATAAAAACGTTTATGGAACGTTATCTGATAGTAAATGCGCAGAGTTTGAGAATGAATGGATAAGGCAATATGCCAATGGAAAATATTTTGCATATTGCGAAGGAGATGATTTTTGGACAGATAAAGATAAAATACAGGTTCAATTATCCTATATGATAAAACATCCGGAATGTAAACTAACTATGCATGATGCGATAATATGGGATTATCGTAATGAGAGCAGATACCGGATGAAAGAGGGCGAACCAGATCATGATCTATTAGTTGATGAACTAATTATGCAGAAAACGGGAATATGGCCAACTGCATCGATGATTTTTTCTAAGGATGTTGCATTGAGCCCTAAGTGGATGACCGAATGCTGGGTTGGAGATTGGCCTAGGCAATTGTACGCCATAGCGAATGGAACTGTGCACTTTTTTGGCAAGGCAATGAGTGTATATAGGTATATGCATTCTATATCATGGAGTAAAAGAACTTCTGAAAACATTGACATGGAATTAAAGCATTGTTTACAGATGATGCATTTTCTTGTTCTTTATGATAATTATACAAATGGTCAAAATCATGATGATATTGTTGAACGATGTGGAGGCTTTTACCTGAATTTAATTGGTAAAGTTGCAAACTATTCAGATTTAATAAGCATGATAAAAAAAATGAGTAAAGATATTAGAGAAAGCTTTACTTGGGAAATAGAACAACTTGAAAGTATTTGCATGTTGTTAAAATGTGAAGAGTGTTTGCCTCAAGAATTAGAAAAATTTGTTTCTGAGCAAAAGGAGTTTTATATATACGGAAATGGTAATAATGCACATTTATTGTCTGAGAAGTTGATAAAGAAAGGCATAAATTTTAATGGATATGTAGTATCGGATAATGAAATTATTAGTCTGGATGTTAGTAATGTCTTTCATTTATCTGATATTAAAGATAAAAACATTCCATTTGCAGTAGGAGTTGGTCCACAACACTATAAGGCAATTAAAAAGGTTCTTGAAGATTGTAAGGCAAAATACATTTTTCCATTTGTGATATCTGATTTTCCTAAGGTGAGAATATGA
- a CDS encoding glycosyltransferase family 2 protein — translation MNRPKVSVIVPTHNSEKYISEALDSLLAQTFKCFEVICVDSSSDSTPRILETYSSEYDCFKTIYDQNGSYGHKLNKGISEACGDYLAILESDDLFTEHMLEILYSKALENDVDFVKSSYSNFFSLNQEKVFVRQHIYYGYKYLNQVIDPHELPNCRQYTSNNIWTGLYKAKFIEENDIRFNESPGASYQDTGFSVLCAAYARKIMLIGDNLYLYRRDNEGSSVKSQEKYKCVYDEIKWLNGELEKRNLMSGDIITYFNLTKINAYRWNVARLNSDYREAFLDLVKSDVDEHFFKIVKEDAILKEKSAEHFNLTKELLKKKRSIVIFGAGIKGESVVKLASLLGEKDNVVLCDNDSRKWGTKLDGVSIKSPEYISKKSECNVVLAIDEKNQREVYKQLLAMGIEEDKILAVPFFPDQDNLVFNLIRALGQCSHVS, via the coding sequence ATGAACAGGCCAAAAGTTTCAGTAATAGTTCCTACACATAATAGTGAAAAGTATATATCAGAAGCTTTGGACAGCTTACTGGCTCAGACATTTAAGTGCTTTGAAGTAATATGTGTCGATAGTAGTTCGGACAGTACACCGAGGATATTAGAAACGTATAGTTCAGAATACGATTGCTTTAAGACTATTTATGATCAAAATGGGAGTTATGGTCATAAGCTCAATAAAGGGATAAGTGAAGCATGCGGTGATTACCTGGCTATTTTGGAATCGGATGATTTGTTTACAGAGCATATGCTTGAAATTTTGTATAGTAAAGCATTGGAAAATGATGTTGATTTTGTAAAATCGTCATATTCGAATTTCTTTTCATTAAATCAAGAAAAAGTATTTGTAAGACAACATATTTATTATGGATACAAATATCTGAATCAGGTCATTGATCCACATGAATTACCAAATTGTCGACAATATACTAGTAACAATATCTGGACGGGTTTGTACAAAGCAAAATTTATAGAAGAGAATGATATAAGATTCAACGAATCACCAGGAGCATCCTATCAGGATACTGGTTTTAGCGTATTATGCGCAGCATATGCCAGGAAGATTATGCTTATAGGAGATAATCTGTATTTATATAGGCGCGATAATGAAGGCTCTTCTGTAAAAAGCCAGGAAAAGTATAAATGTGTTTATGATGAAATAAAGTGGTTAAATGGAGAACTAGAAAAGCGAAATTTGATGAGTGGTGACATAATTACATATTTTAATCTGACTAAAATCAATGCATATAGATGGAATGTTGCCAGATTGAACAGTGATTATCGGGAAGCGTTTTTGGACTTGGTAAAAAGCGATGTGGATGAGCATTTCTTTAAAATTGTAAAAGAAGATGCAATTTTGAAAGAAAAATCGGCTGAGCATTTCAATTTGACTAAAGAATTATTAAAGAAAAAAAGAAGTATTGTAATCTTTGGTGCTGGAATTAAAGGAGAATCGGTAGTAAAACTGGCGAGTCTTCTTGGAGAAAAGGATAATGTTGTATTATGTGATAATGATTCACGTAAATGGGGAACTAAGCTTGATGGAGTTTCTATTAAATCTCCAGAATATATTAGCAAAAAATCAGAGTGCAATGTAGTGTTGGCGATTGATGAAAAAAATCAAAGGGAAGTATACAAACAATTGTTAGCAATGGGTATCGAAGAAGATAAAATATTGGCAGTCCCTTTTTTTCCAGACCAAGATAATCTGGTTTTTAATTTGATTAGAGCGCTTGGACAATGCTCGCATGTTAGTTGA
- a CDS encoding glycosyltransferase family 2 protein, producing MRYHPLVSVIIPVYNREKTIVRALRSVLNQTYANYEIIVVNDGSTDGSLSLIRSFVDDRITVISLSENHGASFARNIGMTEAKGEYIAFQDSDDEWLADKLEIQVDYMFNNGLYAVFCPYNQFFYGYKSLIPDQIFYQYEEIEKSILKILSRNNIIGTPSLVISKEIIEKVGVFDTQLFRLEDYDYVIRIAKKFKIGFIGRPLLNAFVQENSLTVNVHEEEAILQLLKKHSDFLDSEYFAKYLCSIGFFDKGGKVDCSKVECFNNLTSYDCSSNVIDYYSTECNRKIKILNTQFNCFANNPNANEFVIYGAGLKGCKALYELRKKGKEPVAFVVSDCVENCQLNGVPVCSIDDIENKELLFIIAAGSKNTEDIAFNLVSKGFFKFIVFEA from the coding sequence ATGAGATATCATCCTTTAGTATCAGTAATTATCCCTGTATATAATCGTGAAAAAACTATAGTACGTGCATTGCGTAGTGTTTTAAATCAGACATATGCTAATTATGAAATCATTGTTGTAAATGACGGATCAACTGATGGAAGTTTGAGTTTGATTAGATCATTTGTAGATGACAGAATAACTGTTATTAGTCTTAGCGAAAATCATGGTGCGTCTTTTGCAAGAAATATAGGAATGACGGAGGCAAAAGGGGAATATATTGCTTTTCAAGATAGCGATGATGAATGGTTAGCGGATAAACTGGAAATCCAAGTTGATTACATGTTTAATAACGGATTATATGCCGTTTTTTGCCCATATAATCAGTTTTTTTATGGTTATAAGTCATTAATACCTGATCAAATATTCTACCAATATGAGGAAATTGAAAAATCTATCTTAAAAATATTATCACGAAATAATATAATCGGGACACCATCTTTAGTGATTAGCAAGGAGATTATTGAAAAGGTTGGCGTTTTTGATACTCAACTTTTTAGACTAGAGGATTATGACTATGTAATTCGTATTGCAAAAAAATTTAAAATTGGTTTTATTGGTAGACCACTTTTAAATGCATTTGTTCAGGAGAATAGCCTTACAGTTAATGTGCATGAAGAAGAGGCAATTTTACAACTATTAAAAAAACATTCTGATTTTTTGGATAGTGAATACTTTGCAAAATATCTATGTTCAATTGGCTTTTTTGATAAAGGTGGGAAGGTAGATTGTAGCAAGGTTGAATGCTTCAATAATTTAACTTCCTATGACTGTTCTTCAAATGTTATTGATTATTATAGTACTGAATGTAATAGGAAAATAAAAATACTAAATACTCAGTTTAATTGTTTTGCCAATAATCCTAATGCGAATGAATTTGTAATTTATGGCGCTGGACTTAAAGGATGCAAGGCGTTGTATGAGCTAAGAAAAAAAGGAAAAGAACCAGTTGCTTTTGTTGTGTCAGATTGTGTGGAGAATTGTCAACTGAATGGTGTTCCTGTTTGTTCGATTGACGATATAGAAAATAAAGAATTACTGTTCATTATAGCGGCAGGGAGCAAAAATACAGAAGATATTGCGTTTAATCTTGTAAGCAAAGGATTTTTTAAATTCATCGTTTTTGAAGCATGA
- a CDS encoding DUF5672 family protein, with product MIENNVDNVAIIVPVYSKELTQIEKIALIQLKKTLNRYPIIFIAPESLDLSGITGITDMDFVQRLPNNFFENVESYNELCLSRKFYELFLKYEYLLFYQLDAFVFEDQLIDFVNLGYDYIGAPWLRGYCNYAFFGRNVFYVGNGGLSLRKTSKMIEVLEKYEKEKVDCYINEDVIFASYKNRGLNIAPIEVALKFSFEGELHRCLAENRGVLPFGCHAWYKTDLKFWKPYIEKYGYILPKDIPPKQIDMDSIHMYKWMEKNSLLLKDDEKFFSLNAIINKRWPDLKESRLFLWGAGFYGKHICEVLKQNMIRLDGFLDSDLSKIGRQVCNMRVFPIEELENGDKIIVTAAPPVDKSISHRLTDIKCNIQIEYATWDELI from the coding sequence ATGATTGAAAATAATGTGGATAATGTTGCTATCATAGTTCCGGTATATAGTAAAGAACTTACTCAAATTGAGAAAATAGCGCTTATTCAATTAAAAAAGACTCTTAATAGATATCCGATTATTTTTATTGCTCCAGAATCTTTGGACCTTTCTGGGATTACTGGAATAACAGATATGGATTTTGTGCAGAGGCTTCCAAACAATTTTTTTGAAAATGTTGAATCATATAATGAACTATGCCTTAGTAGAAAATTTTATGAGCTATTTTTGAAATATGAATATTTATTGTTTTATCAACTAGACGCATTTGTATTTGAAGATCAATTAATAGATTTTGTTAACTTAGGTTATGACTATATTGGCGCACCTTGGCTTAGAGGATACTGCAATTATGCATTTTTTGGACGAAATGTTTTTTATGTTGGAAATGGAGGCCTATCTCTTAGGAAGACATCCAAGATGATAGAGGTGTTAGAAAAGTATGAGAAAGAAAAGGTCGATTGTTATATAAATGAAGATGTTATTTTTGCTTCATATAAAAATAGAGGATTAAATATTGCACCAATAGAAGTGGCTTTAAAATTTTCATTTGAAGGAGAACTACATAGGTGCTTGGCAGAGAATAGGGGGGTGTTGCCATTTGGGTGTCATGCATGGTATAAGACGGATTTAAAATTTTGGAAACCATATATAGAAAAATATGGATATATATTACCAAAAGACATTCCTCCTAAACAGATAGATATGGATTCTATACATATGTATAAATGGATGGAAAAGAATTCTCTATTACTTAAGGATGATGAAAAATTTTTTTCTCTTAATGCGATAATTAATAAAAGGTGGCCTGACTTAAAGGAATCACGTCTTTTTTTGTGGGGGGCCGGATTCTATGGGAAACATATATGCGAGGTGCTAAAACAAAATATGATTAGGCTTGATGGTTTTTTGGATTCGGATTTGAGCAAAATAGGACGTCAAGTTTGTAATATGAGAGTTTTTCCAATAGAAGAATTGGAAAACGGAGATAAAATCATCGTTACAGCAGCTCCTCCTGTGGATAAGAGTATTAGCCACAGATTAACTGATATTAAATGCAATATTCAAATTGAATATGCTACTTGGGATGAATTGATTTAA